The nucleotide sequence TTTCTCCGGTGGAGCGCAGCTGTGTCGGTACTGAGTTCCCTGAGCAGAAGTGGGTACCGATGTCAGACAACGCGCACGCCACCTCGGTGGTGGCCGACGCCCCTCGCCGGGCGCGGCGTCCCCGTTCCGTCCGCAGTGCCGTGGACCTGCTGGTCGAGGAGAACCTGCCGCTGGTGGGACACATCGTCCGCCAGATCGCGGTGCGGCTGCCCGACCACGTGGCCCGCGAGGACCTGATCTCCGCCGGGATGGCCGCCCTGGTGGCCAGTGCCCGCAGCTTCGACACCGGCCGCGGCATCCCCTTCACCGGGTTCGCGACCTTCCGCATCCGCGGTGCGGTGCTCGACGAGCTGCGCGGGATGGACTGGGCGAGCCGGTCGGTGCGCGGCAAGGCCCGCCGGCTGGAGACCGTCCGCGGTGAGCTCACCGCAGCGCTGGGCCGAGCGCCCCGTCCGGAAGAGCTCGCCAACGCCATGGGCGTCACCCTGGCCGAGATGGGCAGCAACGAGGCCGACGTGCAGCGGGCCAGCGTGCTCAGCCTGCAGGGCTTCGCCCCGGAGACCGGCGCGCTGCTGGTGCAGGACCGGGGCACCGGCCCCGAGCAGACGCTGCTCAACCGCGAGCAGCTCGGCCTGCTGCACGACGCCATCGACGTGCTGCCCGAGCGGCTGGCGCACGTGGTGCGCTCCTACTTCTTCGACCAGCGCCCGATGGCCGAGATCGCCGCCGAGCTGGGCGTGACGGCCTCGCGGGTGTCGCAGATCCGCGCCGAGGCGCTCACCATGTTGCGTGCTGGTCTGGCCGCCAACGAGCGCAGCAGCGCCACGGCCAAGCAGTCCACCCGCACCAAGGCCAAGGAGGCCGCCTACGCCGCTGCCGTCGCCTCACGCGGGACGCTGGCCACCCGGCTGCAGAAGTCCACGGTGCTCGGCG is from Rhodococcus sp. X156 and encodes:
- a CDS encoding sigma-70 family RNA polymerase sigma factor, whose product is MSDNAHATSVVADAPRRARRPRSVRSAVDLLVEENLPLVGHIVRQIAVRLPDHVAREDLISAGMAALVASARSFDTGRGIPFTGFATFRIRGAVLDELRGMDWASRSVRGKARRLETVRGELTAALGRAPRPEELANAMGVTLAEMGSNEADVQRASVLSLQGFAPETGALLVQDRGTGPEQTLLNREQLGLLHDAIDVLPERLAHVVRSYFFDQRPMAEIAAELGVTASRVSQIRAEALTMLRAGLAANERSSATAKQSTRTKAKEAAYAAAVASRGTLATRLQKSTVLGDIIAETYRTAAAAPRGCTA